Below is a genomic region from Medicago truncatula cultivar Jemalong A17 chromosome 3, MtrunA17r5.0-ANR, whole genome shotgun sequence.
TAATAGAAATGGGCATAATTCCAGTTACCTATTAGAAGAAACCACCTCAAGCTCATAATCAGATGATTTCATAGTAGCTTCATTAAATGCAATGACAATTTCCATCTTTCGAGCACTTGCAAGTAGTAAATCATACTCACTGGGAACTATGACAGCCAAAAAGTTATCGTTGAGTTTACTTAGACAAAGCTTGTCAACAGCTGCAAGTGCTATCCTCCGTTTAAGAGAATCAAGCTCAGGGTCAACAATGTAAATGGCAAAATCTGTAATTAAAAGAATGCGGCTTTTCATTTTCCCTGAACTAGTGAACTTCAAAACTTTATCTGCAAATAGAACTTCTTGGTCCCCtgtaaacaataaaaaatggaaaccAATCTTAAACTAAAGAcctgtttggattagcttatttgaacttatctaccgGCATAAGAACTTGTGACAATGTTTGgaaaaacttattaaaacagtttatgacatgttcattagatgtttttagttttatttacaCAAGCTCTCCAGTATAGCTTACAATAATAGCTTATAGATTATACGAAAAAAATTCGTGtaatagaaatagcttattcatGAGTGTttatatgataagcgcttatggcTTAATTGACAGGGTTGAATAACCTTAATAGATcatgaaatgaattaaaacatTCAGCATTGCAAATTTGTCCTAAACTACTTACATTATAATTAACGAGGTTAAGTATTAATAATcacaataaaatgaaa
It encodes:
- the LOC11427828 gene encoding myosin IC heavy chain — encoded protein: MAMKDQINDEPILSKRDYINIHSHPNLIKILRKQGDQEVLFADKVLKFTSSGKMKSRILLITDFAIYIVDPELDSLKRRIALAAVDKLCLSKLNDNFLAVIVPSEYDLLLASARKMEIVIAFNEATMKSSDYELEVVSSNRFEYNAASDLVKEIEFEEVEGGVKTRILRK